From one Salvelinus alpinus chromosome 14, SLU_Salpinus.1, whole genome shotgun sequence genomic stretch:
- the arhgef49 gene encoding uncharacterized protein arhgef49, with translation MVAHTAAMPDVKAPPPCDYPSAGCSPGQGHGLAGYTCTAGLTMDREPCLSLTDFPLPQPLSGFRGHSVPPYPPYPGQCPFIPRSNSSALLTNLGLRYCSTNSVQHPPRGPDSGLELGSGSGLGLDPGPCWNMNQGCGTRLYRSMENLNWSNSVSVPGLYCSPYCAPYRGSVDSGFIFRCTATSHWYDGPSEGTGPQGYGPESLAFYPHPRLGRGLGGLGRKDLPLFPQWLFPGADDWGVNATTNGRKELREKLRLQSARSAAEPLKPLRPQVTPGSTTPILRGCSERDSSPHQRYVGRPLYVRHLTSPEKIKQEVLRRLQLRRQNSTPNLALHASLETPQTPDMAMSFPTESISVTGSSAELIAGRKRPPMGRLHIPTFKEFKRMRQREGESGQTESRSNATTVTTIDQPPETGSGETPTASTLHSSSPIFTGPTPQLKANIQTTVSNKPICTGPTPRSPLQPSSKTQGKGTMYHTQAQDRRPNVGLSVPQASQVPFPPPHRESAEGPSSCCPALLLDKTDLSSYGAKMYKMKDGFIGSALDLIKKSCSAEIAAAEAPVRLSGDQDDSTNIAPPPDFQSSTVSMTTATACGEEACDKPAAGGGEELTAECHSGLGCRRSSSDAAYEPAESVRAQRECRLRPHYSDPMPADAAKRKQLEMKIAAAARLHSQRRDRDIAPASVRVRSEPRGEERLGSLGVARGGQHRWSTVSSLSADSGVVGLCDDRDDDDEPRRVHHSGGAEVERVDSGIGPCLAHGWKRPSASLRAWEAQRPCPDCGQRDGHGVARTEGEGTSMCERCSKLRTERKEAILEFLNTESSYGEDLRIIKEEFYCPMQSAGLLTSEQLTVVFSNVQELIDVNERFTEHLQDSIDQAFDQGDEDLLTVCIGEMFLEFVNMLPAFQTYCLQQSTSVNMLNTLEKEKELLRIFLDVSQNDNTALRRMNLRSFLMAPLQRVTKYPLLLSRISKVTMECHPDHGRLREAKSRVESHLEHINMKTKQEGTLTWTLRSFRRDSRKNREVINIEMREMSMKTVGWARENTRFVMEGPLQLSQPADGQWVKKGSKGLKFQNIQSLLMVRTQQPGEGLSQTDSEAKVEEQEHGVWDGVLVLIKDKSSGKFTVLREPIRLANCVVSADPDCEDTFEVLDIRKEAFVFRASDKPRTQQWFRQIKRYTRDLGPWRKRRNALPNIMMNTNQGRS, from the exons ATGGTGGCTCATACTGCAGCCATGCCGGACGTGAAGGCCCCTCCACCATGTGACTACCCCTCAGCGGGCTGCTCCCCCGGCCAAGGCCACGGCCTCGCGGGCTACACCTGCACCGCTGGTCTCACCATGGATCGGGAGCCCTGCCTCAGCCTCACTGACTTCCCCCTGCCCCAACCCCTCTCTGGCTTCAGAGGCCACAGCGTACCTCCCTACCCACCATACCCTGGCCAGTGCCCCTTCATACCACGGTCTAACAGCAGTGCATTACTCACTAACCTGGGGCTCCGGTACTGCTCCACCAACAGTGTGCAGCACCCACCCAGGGGTCCTGACTCTGGGCTGGAGTTGGGGTCAGGGTCAGGCCTGGGGCTGGACCCAGGGCCCTGTTGGAACATGAACCAAGGCTGTGGAACTAGACTCTACCGCAGCATGGAGAACTTGAACTGGAGTAATTCTGTGTCTGTACCAGGCCTCTACTGTTCCCCGTATTGTGCCCCCTACAGAGGCAGTGTGGACAGTGGGTTCATCTTCCGCTGCACTGCCACCAGCCACTGGTACGATGGGCCCTCGGAGGGGACAGGGCCCCAGGGCTACGGTCCTGAGAGCCTGGCGTTCTACCCCCACCCCCGCCTGGGGAGGGGCCTAGGGGGGTTGGGGAGGAAGGACCTGCCCCTCTTCCCCCAGTGGCTGTTCCCCGGCGCAGATGACTGGGGGGTGAACGCTACCACCAATGGCAGGAAGGAGCTAAGGGAGAAGCTCCGCCTCCAAAGCGCTCGATCGGCAGCGGAACCCCTGAAGCCTCTTCGACCTCAGGTAACCCCAGGCAGTACCACTCCCATCCTGAGGGGGTGCTCAGAGAGGGACTCATCCCCTCACCAGAGGTACGTTGGGAGACCCCTGTATGTCCGGCACCTCACCAGCCCTGAGAAAATCAAGCAGGAGGTTCTGAGACGCCTTCAGCTCCGCCGGCAGAACAGCACCCCAAACCTGGCCCTCCATGCCTCCCTGGAGACCCCTCAGACCCCAGACATGGCCATGTCCTTCCCCACCGAGTCCATCTCTGTCACTGGAAGTAGTGCTGAGCTCATAGCCGGGCGTAAGAGGCCCCCTATGGGCCGCCTGCACATCCCTACCTTCAAGGAGTTTAagaggatgagacagagagagggagagagtggacagacagagagcaggagTAATGCTACTACAGTAACAACTATAGACCAACCGCCAGAGACTG gcagtggaGAGACTCCCACAGCCAGCACTTTGCACTCATCCTCTCCCATCTTCACTGGCCCTACTCCCCAGCTAAAAGCCAACATTCAGACCACAGTCTCTAACAAACCTATATGCACAGGCCCTACTCCCCGCTctcccctccagccctccagtaAGACCCAGGGGAAGGGGACCATGTATCATACCCAGGCCCAGGACAGAAGGCCTAATGTGGGGCTCAGTGTGCCTCAGGCCTCCCAggtccccttccctcctccacaCAGGGAGAGTGCAGAGGGCCCCTCCAGCTGCTGCCCAGCCCTGCTCCTGGACAAGACTGACCTCTCCAGCTATGGAGCCAAGATGTACAAGATGAAGGATGGGTTCATCGGCTCCGCCCTGGACCTCATCAAGAAGAG ctGCAGTGCAGAGATTGCAGCGGCAGAGGCCCCCGTCAGGCTGTCAGGTGACCAGGACGACAGCACTAACATCGCTCCCCCACCAGATTTTCAATCCTCCACCGTCTCCATGACAACCGCGACGGCCTGTGGAGAGGAGGCTTGCGACAAgcctgcagcaggaggaggagaagaactaACTGCAGAATGC CACTCTGGCCTGGGCTGCAGGCGCTCCAGCTCGGACGCAGCTTATGAACCGGCCGAATCGGTGAGGGCCCAGCGCGAGTGCCGCCTCCGGCCCCACTACAGCGACCCCATGCCGGCCGACGCCGCCAAGCGCAAACAGCTGGAGATGAAGATCGCTGCCGCTGCACGCCTCCACAGCCAGCGACGGGACAGGGACATCG CTCCTGCCTCGGTGCGGGTCCGTTCTGAACCCCGCGGTGAAGAGCGTCTAGGGAGTCTGGGTGTGGCGCGTGGTGGACAGCACCGCTGGAGCACCGTGAGCAGCCTAAGTGCCGACAGTGGTGTGGTGGGCCTGTGTGACGACCGCGATGATGACGACGAACCCCGGAGAGTACACCACAGTGGAGGGGCCGAGGTGGAACGGGTGGACAGCGGGATTGGACCCTGCCTGGCCCACGGCTGGAAGAGACCCTCTGCCTCTCTCAGGGCCTGGGAGGCCCAGAGACCCTGCCCAGACTGTGGCCAGAGAGACGGGCACGGGGTGGCCCGAACAGAGGGGGAGGGGACCAGTATGTGTGAGCGCTGCTCCAAGCtgaggacagagaggaaggaagccATCTTGGAGTTCCTGAACACAGAGTCAAGTTATGGGGAGGACTTAAGGATCATCAAGGAGGAGTTCTACTGTCCCATGCAGAGCGCCGGGCTGCTGACCTCAGAACAGCTGACCGTGGTGTTCAGCAACGTTCAGGAGCTCATAGACGTCAACGAACGCTTCACTGAACACCTGCAGGACAGCATTGACCAGGCCTTCGACCAG GGAGATGAGGACCTGCTAACAGTGTGCATTGGAGAGATGTTCCTGGAGTTTGTCAACATGCTGCCAGCCTTCCAGACATACTGCCTGCAGCAGTCCACCTCTGTCAACATGCTCAACACcctggagaaggagaaagaaCTGCTGAG gatcTTCCTGGACGTGTCCCAGAATGACAACACAGCCCTGCGGCGTATGAACCTGCGCTCCTTCCTCATGGCTCCCCTTCAGAGGGTCACCAAGTACCCCCTCCTCCTGAGCCGCATCAGCAAGGTCACCATGGAGTGCCACCCCGACCATGGCCGTCTCCGAGAAGCCAAGAGCCGTGTGGAGTCTCACCTGGAGCACATCAACATGAAGACCAAGCAGGAAGGAACCCTGACCTGGACTCTGCGTTCCTTTCGCCGCGACAGCCGCAAGAACCGCGAGGTCATTAACATCGAGATGCGGGAGATGTCCATGAAGACTGTGGGCTGGGCCAGGGAGAACACACGCTTCGTCATGGAGGGGCCCCTGCAGCTCTCCCAACCTGCAGACGGACAGTGGGTAAAGAAGGGCAGTAAAGGCCTCAAGTTCCAGAACATCCAGAGTCTGTTGATGGTGCGTACGCAGCAGCCTGGAGAGGGTCTGTCTCAGACGGACAGCGAGGCCAAGGTGGAGGAGCAGGAGCACGGCGTGTGGGACGGTGTGCTGGTGCTCATCAAAGACAAGAGCAGTGGGAAGTTCACCGTGCTCAGAGAGCCCATCCGCCTGGCCAACTGTGTGGTGTCGGCCGACCCTGACTGCGAGGACACCTTTGAGGTGCTGGACATACGTAAGGAGGCCTTTGTTTTTAGGGCCTCGGATAAACCCCGCACCCAGCAGTGGTTCCGGCAAATCAAGAGGTATACCCGTGACCTGGGACCGTGGAGGAAGAGGCGTAACGCGCTCCCCAATATTATGATGAACACAAACCAGGGCAGGTCCTGA